A stretch of the Candidatus Polarisedimenticolaceae bacterium genome encodes the following:
- the accC gene encoding acetyl-CoA carboxylase biotin carboxylase subunit: MFRKILIANRGEIALRIILACKELGIRTVAIHSTADADSLHVKFADEDVCIGPPPNRDSYLNVSAVLSAAEITGAEAVHPGYGFLAESAHFAEVCRECGLTFIGPPPDVIRRMGDKAEAIRTVTAAGVPTIPGSGGIVEDEGAASEVADRIGYPVLIKASAGGGGRGMRIVQEPSELGRMFDAARTEAGAAFGVPDVYMEKYLVQPRHIEFQVLGDTHGNLLHLFERECSVQRRHQKLVEESPSTALDDGLRARMADAALRAAGAVGYVNAGTVEFLLDVDGSFYFIEMNTRIQVEHPVTEMVTGIDLIKEQIRIAAGDPISFTQEEVRLQGHAIECRINAEDPDTFAPSPGKIRTFHVPGGPGIRVDTAAYAEAVIPPYYDSMIAKVIAHGNTRGEAILRMRRALESFVVEGIKTNVRLQQRILTDEDFVRGRLSTRFMDRFLPPPKKSPEPERA, from the coding sequence GTGTTCCGCAAGATCCTCATCGCGAATCGCGGCGAGATCGCCCTGCGCATCATCCTCGCCTGCAAGGAGCTGGGCATCCGCACGGTGGCGATCCACTCGACCGCCGACGCCGATTCCCTGCACGTCAAGTTCGCCGACGAGGACGTCTGCATCGGCCCCCCGCCCAATCGCGATTCCTACCTCAACGTGTCGGCGGTCCTGAGCGCCGCCGAGATCACGGGGGCGGAGGCCGTGCACCCCGGATACGGGTTCCTTGCGGAATCGGCGCATTTCGCCGAGGTCTGCCGGGAGTGCGGGCTCACCTTCATCGGACCGCCGCCCGACGTGATCCGGCGCATGGGGGACAAGGCCGAGGCGATCCGTACCGTGACCGCGGCGGGGGTTCCCACGATCCCCGGAAGCGGCGGCATCGTCGAGGACGAGGGGGCGGCCTCCGAGGTCGCCGATCGGATCGGGTATCCCGTGCTCATTAAGGCCTCCGCGGGAGGCGGGGGGCGCGGGATGCGGATCGTGCAGGAGCCGTCGGAGCTCGGGCGGATGTTCGATGCGGCCCGGACGGAGGCGGGGGCGGCGTTCGGCGTTCCGGACGTCTACATGGAGAAATACCTCGTCCAGCCTCGTCACATCGAGTTCCAGGTGCTCGGGGACACCCACGGGAACCTCCTTCACCTGTTCGAGCGCGAGTGTTCGGTGCAACGGCGGCACCAGAAGCTCGTCGAGGAGTCCCCGTCGACCGCCCTCGACGACGGGTTGCGCGCCCGCATGGCCGACGCCGCGCTGCGGGCCGCCGGGGCGGTGGGGTACGTCAACGCCGGCACGGTGGAGTTCCTGCTCGACGTCGACGGGTCGTTCTACTTCATCGAGATGAACACGCGCATCCAGGTGGAGCACCCGGTCACCGAGATGGTCACGGGGATCGACCTGATCAAAGAGCAGATCCGGATCGCGGCCGGCGACCCGATCTCGTTCACCCAGGAGGAGGTTCGTCTCCAGGGGCACGCCATCGAGTGCCGGATCAACGCGGAGGACCCGGACACGTTCGCCCCGAGTCCGGGGAAGATCCGCACGTTCCACGTCCCCGGGGGCCCGGGCATCCGGGTCGACACCGCCGCGTACGCGGAGGCGGTCATTCCTCCGTACTACGACTCCATGATCGCGAAGGTGATCGCGCACGGGAATACCCGCGGGGAGGCCATCCTCCGCATGCGACGGGCCCTCGAGAGCTTCGTCGTGGAGGGGATCAAGACCAACGTCCGCCTCCAGCAGCGGATCCTCACGGACGAGGACTTCGTCCGGGGACGGCTCTCCACGAGGTTCATGGACCGTTTCCTGCCGCCGCCCAAGAAATCCCCCGAGCCCGAGCGTGCCTGA
- the pilB gene encoding type IV-A pilus assembly ATPase PilB → MAVKLGEMLLKAGLISQAQLQEALEAQKKNGGKLGFNLVKMGFVKEDDITQLLSDQYGVPSINLRHFEIDEGVVKLIPSEVSQKYLVVPVNRTGATLTIAMADPTNVFAMDDIKFMTGYNVEPVVASEVAIREAIDKYYGSTHALELKKVMDEMAEADTEALELMEEDEELDVHKLEQVSEEAPVVRLVNIILTDAIKRSASDIHIEPYEKDFRVRFRIDGVLYEIMHPPMKLRDAITSRLKIMAKLDISEKRLPQDGRIKVKMKLQGKAKEMDYRVSVLPTLFGEKIVMRLLDKDNLVLDMTKLGFETESMAKFERAILKPYGMVLVTGPTGSGKTNTLYSSIARVNTPETNIITAEDPVEFNLHGINQCQMKEQIGLNFATALRAFLRQDPNIILVGEIRDFETAEIAVKAALTGHLVLSTLHTNDAPSTINRLMNMGIEPFLVATSVNLICAQRLVRKICKECKEEIHMPAQALVDVGFSIEEAPRVKLFKGRGCANCNNTGYRGRVGLFEVMEMTDELRELVLSGASAMELRRKAIDEGMITLRASGLQKLREGSTSVEEVVRETVL, encoded by the coding sequence ATGGCGGTCAAGCTGGGTGAGATGCTGCTGAAGGCCGGGTTGATCTCCCAGGCCCAGTTGCAGGAGGCCCTTGAAGCCCAGAAAAAGAACGGGGGGAAGCTCGGCTTCAACCTCGTGAAGATGGGCTTCGTCAAGGAAGACGACATCACCCAGCTGCTGAGCGATCAGTACGGGGTGCCGTCGATCAACCTGCGGCATTTCGAGATCGACGAAGGGGTCGTCAAGCTGATCCCCTCGGAGGTGTCTCAGAAGTACCTCGTCGTGCCGGTGAACCGGACGGGGGCCACGCTCACGATCGCGATGGCCGACCCGACCAACGTGTTCGCGATGGACGACATCAAGTTCATGACCGGGTACAACGTCGAGCCCGTCGTCGCGAGCGAGGTCGCGATCCGGGAGGCGATCGACAAGTACTACGGCTCGACGCACGCCCTCGAGCTGAAGAAGGTCATGGACGAGATGGCCGAGGCCGACACCGAGGCCCTCGAGCTGATGGAGGAGGACGAGGAGCTCGACGTCCACAAGCTCGAGCAGGTGTCCGAGGAGGCGCCCGTCGTCCGCCTCGTGAACATCATCCTCACCGACGCCATCAAGCGCTCCGCCTCGGACATCCACATCGAGCCCTACGAGAAGGACTTCCGGGTCCGCTTCCGCATCGACGGCGTGCTCTACGAGATCATGCACCCGCCGATGAAGCTCCGGGACGCGATCACGAGCCGCCTGAAGATCATGGCGAAGCTCGACATCTCGGAGAAACGCCTCCCGCAGGACGGCCGCATCAAGGTCAAGATGAAGCTGCAGGGCAAGGCCAAGGAGATGGACTATCGCGTCTCCGTCCTGCCGACGCTCTTCGGCGAAAAGATCGTCATGCGGCTTCTGGACAAGGACAACCTCGTCCTCGACATGACCAAGCTCGGGTTCGAGACCGAGTCGATGGCGAAGTTCGAGCGCGCGATCCTCAAGCCGTACGGCATGGTGCTCGTGACCGGGCCGACGGGGTCGGGGAAGACGAACACCCTCTATTCGTCCATCGCGCGGGTCAACACCCCCGAAACGAACATCATCACCGCCGAAGACCCGGTCGAGTTCAATCTGCACGGCATCAACCAGTGCCAGATGAAAGAGCAGATCGGGCTGAACTTCGCGACCGCGCTGCGCGCCTTCCTGCGGCAGGACCCGAACATCATCCTCGTCGGCGAGATCCGAGACTTCGAGACCGCCGAGATCGCGGTGAAGGCGGCGCTCACCGGCCACCTCGTCCTCTCGACGCTCCACACCAACGACGCGCCCTCCACGATCAACCGCCTCATGAACATGGGCATCGAGCCGTTCCTCGTCGCGACCTCCGTGAACCTGATCTGCGCCCAGCGTCTGGTCCGCAAGATCTGCAAGGAATGCAAGGAAGAGATCCACATGCCCGCCCAGGCGCTCGTGGACGTGGGTTTCTCGATCGAGGAGGCGCCGCGCGTCAAGTTGTTCAAGGGGCGCGGCTGCGCGAACTGCAACAACACCGGCTACCGCGGCCGCGTCGGGCTGTTCGAGGTCATGGAGATGACCGACGAGCTGCGCGAGCTGGTGCTGTCCGGCGCCTCGGCGATGGAGCTCCGCCGCAAGGCGATCGACGAAGGCATGATCACGTTGCGGGCCTCCGGCCTGCAGAAGCTCCGCGAAGGCTCGACCAGCGTCGAGGAAGTCGTCCGCGAAACCGTACTGTAA
- a CDS encoding type IV pilus twitching motility protein PilT: protein MGVTMHQLLKTLVDQGGTDLHITTNSPPQIRIDGKMVPLQLPPLTAAETKNLVYSVLTDNQKHRLEETLELDFSFGVKGLARFRANVFFQRGATAGAFRTIPWEMRSFKELGLPDVVATLCEKPRGLVLVTGPTGSGKSTTLAAMLDKINAERHEHIVTIEDPIEYLHSHKKCLINQRELHADTHSFPNALRSVLRQDPDVVLIGEMRDLETIESALRIAETGHLTFATLHTNSASQTINRIIDVFPAHQQSQVRAQLSLVLEGILCQSLLPRANGHGRCLAMEILVPNSAIRNLIREDKVHQIYSAMQTGQAQYGMQTFNQSLATLYFKKQLTLQTALSMSSNPDELQDMINRGAGVVGQSAGSPATAAAARRPDVRR from the coding sequence ATGGGCGTCACGATGCACCAGCTGCTGAAGACCCTCGTCGATCAGGGAGGGACCGACCTCCACATCACGACGAACTCCCCGCCGCAGATCCGGATCGACGGGAAGATGGTCCCCCTGCAGCTCCCTCCGCTGACCGCCGCCGAGACGAAGAACCTCGTCTACAGCGTGCTCACCGACAACCAGAAGCACCGCCTCGAGGAGACCCTCGAGCTCGACTTCTCGTTCGGCGTGAAGGGGCTCGCGCGATTCCGCGCGAACGTCTTCTTCCAGCGCGGCGCGACCGCGGGAGCGTTCCGCACGATCCCCTGGGAGATGCGCAGCTTCAAGGAGCTCGGCCTTCCCGACGTCGTCGCCACCCTCTGCGAGAAGCCGCGCGGCCTCGTGCTCGTCACCGGGCCCACGGGCTCGGGGAAGTCGACGACGCTCGCCGCGATGCTCGACAAGATCAACGCGGAGCGGCACGAGCACATCGTGACGATCGAGGATCCGATCGAGTACCTGCACTCGCACAAGAAGTGCCTGATCAACCAGCGCGAGCTGCACGCCGACACCCACAGCTTCCCCAACGCCCTGCGTTCGGTGCTGCGCCAGGACCCGGACGTCGTGCTCATCGGCGAGATGCGCGACCTCGAGACGATCGAGTCGGCCCTCCGGATCGCCGAGACGGGCCACCTCACGTTCGCGACGCTGCACACGAACTCCGCGTCGCAGACGATCAACCGCATCATCGACGTCTTCCCCGCGCACCAGCAGTCTCAGGTGCGCGCGCAGCTGTCCCTCGTTCTCGAGGGGATCCTCTGCCAGTCGCTGCTGCCGCGGGCCAACGGTCACGGGCGCTGCCTGGCCATGGAGATCCTGGTCCCGAACTCCGCGATCCGGAACCTGATCCGCGAGGACAAGGTCCACCAGATCTACTCCGCGATGCAGACCGGCCAGGCCCAGTACGGGATGCAGACCTTCAACCAGTCGCTCGCGACCCTCTACTTCAAGAAGCAGCTCACCCTGCAGACCGCGTTGTCGATGTCGTCCAATCCCGACGAGTTGCAGGACATGATCAACCGCGGGGCCGGCGTGGTGGGGCAGTCCGCGGGGAGCCCGGCGACGGCCGCCGCCGCGCGCCGGCCGGACGTGCGGCGCTGA
- a CDS encoding type II secretion system F family protein: MPNYAWKGRTRAGKTQEGVLVADNKDAVVAMLRKQQIMVTAVTEKGKEFALPKFGGGISKKEIAIFTGQFSVMIDAGLPLVQCLEILASQNENRVFQKILFQVRSDVESGATLADSLRKHPQAFDDLFCNMVAAGEAGGILDTILQRLSQYIEKIVKLRAAVRSAMVYPTAVILIAVGVVWIILWKVIPTFAALFQGLGAQLPLPTRITIWLSEFIGRWWWAMFAAMGFAAFALNRYYKTHDGRRVIDRLLLKAPVLGMVLKKIAVARFCRTLGTLVSSGVPILEALEITAKTSGNAVVEDAIMATRKSIEEGKTIAEPLRGTDVFPSMVVQMVSVGEQTGALETMLNKIADFYEDEVDEATANLLALLEPIMICFLGIVIGGIVISMYLPMFDLISKIG; this comes from the coding sequence ATGCCGAACTACGCTTGGAAGGGCCGCACCCGCGCCGGGAAGACCCAGGAAGGGGTGCTCGTCGCCGACAACAAGGACGCCGTGGTCGCGATGCTGCGCAAGCAGCAGATCATGGTCACCGCGGTCACGGAGAAGGGCAAGGAGTTCGCGCTCCCGAAGTTCGGGGGCGGGATCAGCAAGAAGGAGATCGCGATCTTCACCGGTCAGTTCTCGGTGATGATCGACGCCGGCCTTCCGCTCGTGCAATGCCTGGAGATCCTCGCGTCGCAGAACGAGAACCGGGTCTTCCAGAAGATCCTCTTCCAGGTCCGCTCGGACGTCGAGTCCGGCGCGACGCTGGCCGACTCGCTGCGCAAGCACCCGCAGGCGTTCGACGACCTCTTCTGCAACATGGTCGCCGCCGGCGAGGCGGGCGGTATCCTCGACACGATCCTCCAGCGCCTCTCGCAGTACATCGAGAAGATCGTCAAGCTGCGCGCGGCCGTCCGGTCCGCGATGGTGTACCCGACCGCGGTCATCCTGATCGCCGTCGGCGTGGTGTGGATCATCCTCTGGAAGGTCATCCCGACGTTCGCCGCCCTGTTCCAGGGACTCGGCGCGCAGCTGCCGCTCCCGACGCGCATCACGATCTGGCTCTCGGAGTTCATCGGGCGCTGGTGGTGGGCGATGTTCGCGGCAATGGGCTTCGCGGCCTTCGCGCTGAACCGGTACTACAAGACGCACGACGGGCGGCGGGTCATCGACCGCCTGCTCCTGAAGGCGCCGGTGCTCGGCATGGTTCTCAAGAAGATCGCCGTGGCCCGCTTCTGCCGGACCCTCGGAACGCTCGTCTCGTCGGGCGTCCCGATCCTCGAGGCCCTCGAGATCACGGCGAAGACCTCCGGCAACGCGGTGGTCGAGGACGCGATCATGGCGACGCGCAAGAGCATCGAGGAAGGCAAGACCATCGCGGAGCCGCTGCGCGGAACGGACGTCTTCCCGTCGATGGTCGTGCAGATGGTCTCGGTCGGCGAGCAGACCGGCGCCCTGGAGACCATGCTCAACAAGATCGCGGACTTCTACGAGGACGAGGTGGACGAGGCGACCGCGAACCTGCTCGCCCTCCTCGAGCCGATCATGATCTGCTTCCTGGGTATCGTGATCGGCGGCATCGTCATCTCCATGTACCTGCCGATGTTCGACCTCATCAGCAAGATCGGCTGA
- a CDS encoding ATP-binding protein, which translates to MSRNETERQLRLLMIVRVVTVTTLLVLAFAVETVVNPGPTLRPLFLLSAAAFAMVLAWAVLDRWLSGRRVFVYLQLVGDALLVTGLVGITGGIDSPMSFLYLLPIIVAAMLEYRRGGLAIAMASFALYFATVVFVRGGFPLGTLVETAPVVAGGRVWYVLAVHLVAFAAVAMLASYLADRVRVQGYELVERRGAVARLQALNENIIESIHSGLLTTDLSGRINFVNRGGTEILGRTADAVEGTPVESLLGLAPEFLHDARRQLVERRRFRFETHHDAPGGRRMFLGIAVSNLMDRSGVPLGYIFIFQDLTEIHALEQEVRLKERMAALGEMAAGMAHELRNPLAAISGSVQYLKGDLRPKGETLELMDIILRESQRLDQAIKDFLMFARPGTFNPQPCDLVRLVEDNLKLLTKSREFRPTHRIDTRFDAPEIWADVDQNRVKQVFWNLATNALKAMPGGGTFTVALETRGAEEVTLAFRDEGIGMDEKTQAGYFQPFRSFFEEGTGLGAAIVYRLVEEHGGRIAIDSTPGAGTRVRIVLPRRQGASVTPAPASQGAGK; encoded by the coding sequence ATGAGCCGCAACGAGACCGAGCGACAGCTGCGCCTGCTGATGATCGTGCGCGTGGTGACCGTCACCACGCTGCTGGTCCTGGCGTTCGCGGTCGAGACGGTCGTCAACCCGGGTCCCACCCTCCGGCCGCTGTTCCTGCTGTCGGCGGCCGCGTTCGCGATGGTCCTCGCGTGGGCCGTCCTCGACCGGTGGTTGTCGGGCCGGCGCGTGTTCGTCTACCTCCAGCTCGTCGGCGACGCGCTCCTGGTGACCGGGCTCGTGGGCATCACCGGGGGCATCGACAGCCCGATGTCCTTTCTCTATCTCCTCCCGATCATCGTGGCCGCGATGCTCGAGTACCGGCGAGGCGGGCTGGCGATCGCGATGGCGAGCTTCGCCCTCTACTTCGCCACGGTGGTCTTCGTGCGCGGGGGATTCCCCCTCGGAACCCTCGTGGAGACGGCGCCGGTGGTGGCCGGGGGGCGCGTCTGGTACGTCCTCGCCGTGCACCTGGTCGCCTTCGCGGCCGTCGCGATGCTCGCCTCCTACCTCGCGGACCGCGTTCGCGTCCAGGGTTACGAGCTCGTCGAGCGGCGCGGGGCGGTCGCCCGGCTCCAGGCGCTCAACGAGAACATCATCGAGTCGATCCACAGCGGCCTGTTGACGACCGATCTGTCGGGGCGGATCAACTTCGTCAACCGGGGGGGGACGGAGATCCTGGGCCGCACCGCGGACGCGGTGGAGGGGACGCCCGTCGAGAGCCTCCTCGGTCTCGCCCCGGAGTTCCTGCACGATGCGCGCCGGCAGCTCGTGGAGCGGCGGCGCTTCCGGTTCGAGACGCACCACGACGCGCCGGGCGGGCGGCGGATGTTCCTCGGGATCGCGGTGTCGAACCTCATGGACCGCTCCGGCGTCCCCCTGGGGTACATCTTCATCTTCCAGGACCTGACCGAGATCCACGCGCTCGAGCAGGAAGTGCGCCTCAAGGAGCGCATGGCCGCGCTGGGAGAGATGGCGGCCGGCATGGCGCACGAGCTCCGGAACCCGCTGGCCGCGATCTCGGGCTCGGTGCAGTACCTCAAGGGGGACCTGAGGCCCAAGGGCGAGACGCTCGAGCTGATGGACATCATCCTTCGGGAGTCGCAGCGCCTCGACCAGGCGATCAAGGACTTCCTCATGTTCGCGCGGCCGGGCACGTTCAACCCGCAGCCGTGCGACCTCGTGAGGCTGGTCGAGGACAACCTCAAGCTCCTGACCAAGAGCCGGGAGTTCCGGCCGACCCACCGCATCGACACGCGCTTCGACGCGCCGGAGATCTGGGCGGACGTCGACCAGAACCGCGTGAAGCAGGTGTTCTGGAACCTCGCCACGAACGCGCTCAAGGCGATGCCCGGGGGAGGCACGTTCACGGTGGCTCTCGAGACCCGGGGCGCCGAGGAGGTCACCCTCGCCTTCCGCGACGAGGGGATCGGCATGGACGAGAAGACCCAGGCCGGCTACTTCCAGCCGTTCCGCAGCTTCTTCGAGGAAGGCACGGGCCTCGGCGCCGCGATCGTGTATCGCCTCGTCGAGGAGCACGGCGGCCGGATCGCCATCGACAGCACGCCGGGGGCGGGAACCCGCGTGCGCATCGTGTTGCCGCGAAGGCAGGGGGCGTCCGTCACCCCCGCGCCCGCGTCGCAGGGAGCCGGGAAGTGA
- a CDS encoding sigma-54 dependent transcriptional regulator: MNRILVVEDERSMRDLLALMLRKEGYDVETAESGKHARDRIEKDAAFELVVTDISMPGMTGLDLLRFCRRNAPETSVILMTAYGSKETAIEALNEGAAYYVEKPFDLDEMKVVVRKTFDQKRLARENADLKTQNRDLRAELQGKYRFEGMVGRSAKMRAIFQLIERVAGTGSTIMIQGESGTGKELIARAIHYSSGRGEKPFVSINCGALPDELLESELFGHMKGSFTGASATKKGLFEAADGGTIFLDEIGETSPAMQIKLLRVLQERKIRRVGGTEEIDVDVRVITATNQDLEKMVRERRFREDLFYRINVIPIRMPALREKPEDIPPLAEHFLEKYRKSMGKSLRSVSEEAMELLEAYHWPGNVRELENVLERAVALEMGDVIQPDSLPREIRAGRGRRGEVDVVLPESGIDLDRHLEELRGRYMAEALERCNGVQTRAAELLGMTFRSFRYFAKKYGLNVRDAGAGAEIDETLDDLEGVDAGAGPEN, translated from the coding sequence GTGAACAGGATCCTGGTCGTCGAGGACGAGCGCAGCATGCGCGACCTGCTCGCGCTGATGCTCCGCAAGGAAGGCTACGACGTCGAGACCGCCGAGTCCGGCAAACACGCCCGCGACCGGATCGAGAAGGACGCGGCGTTCGAGCTCGTGGTGACCGACATCTCGATGCCCGGGATGACCGGGCTCGACCTGCTCCGGTTCTGCCGGCGCAACGCCCCGGAAACCTCGGTGATCCTGATGACCGCCTACGGGTCGAAGGAGACGGCGATCGAGGCGCTCAACGAGGGGGCGGCCTACTACGTCGAGAAGCCCTTCGATCTCGACGAGATGAAGGTCGTCGTCCGGAAGACCTTCGACCAGAAGCGCCTCGCCCGCGAGAACGCGGACCTCAAGACGCAGAACCGGGACCTGCGGGCCGAGCTCCAGGGGAAGTACCGCTTCGAGGGGATGGTCGGCCGCTCCGCGAAGATGCGCGCGATCTTCCAGCTGATCGAGCGCGTGGCCGGCACCGGCAGCACGATCATGATCCAGGGGGAGTCGGGGACCGGCAAGGAGCTCATCGCGCGCGCGATCCACTACAGCTCCGGCCGCGGCGAGAAGCCCTTCGTCTCCATCAACTGCGGCGCCCTTCCGGACGAGCTGCTCGAGAGCGAGCTGTTCGGTCACATGAAGGGTTCGTTCACGGGGGCGAGCGCGACCAAGAAGGGTCTGTTCGAGGCCGCCGACGGCGGCACGATCTTCCTCGACGAGATCGGCGAGACCTCCCCCGCGATGCAGATCAAGCTCCTGCGCGTGCTGCAGGAGCGCAAGATCCGTCGCGTCGGCGGGACCGAGGAGATCGACGTCGACGTCCGCGTGATCACGGCGACGAACCAGGATCTCGAGAAGATGGTGCGCGAGCGCCGCTTCCGGGAGGATCTCTTCTACCGGATCAACGTGATCCCGATCCGCATGCCCGCCCTCCGCGAGAAGCCGGAGGACATCCCGCCGCTCGCCGAGCACTTCCTCGAGAAGTACCGGAAGTCGATGGGCAAGAGCCTGCGCTCCGTTTCGGAGGAGGCGATGGAGCTCCTCGAGGCCTACCACTGGCCCGGAAACGTCCGGGAGCTCGAAAACGTCCTCGAGCGGGCCGTCGCCCTCGAGATGGGGGACGTGATCCAGCCCGACAGCCTTCCCCGGGAGATCCGCGCCGGGCGGGGGCGTCGCGGGGAGGTGGACGTCGTCCTCCCGGAATCCGGGATCGACCTCGATCGCCACCTGGAGGAGCTGCGCGGCCGCTACATGGCCGAGGCGCTCGAGCGCTGCAATGGGGTGCAGACCCGGGCGGCGGAGCTGCTCGGCATGACCTTCCGTTCGTTCCGGTACTTCGCCAAGAAGTACGGGCTCAACGTGCGGGACGCCGGGGCCGGCGCCGAGATCGACGAGACGCTGGACGACCTCGAGGGGGTCGACGCCGGCGCGGGCCCGGAGAACTGA
- a CDS encoding prepilin-type N-terminal cleavage/methylation domain-containing protein gives MLNRNQKGFTLIELLIVVAIIGIIAAIAIPNLLNAIDRGKQKRTMADLRSIGTAIESYAVDANYYPTATDAAGLEAVVEPVYIKSMPTEDGWGYAVQVTSTTVAYTVNSFGKDGAGTTCTAGVTNSFNDEICFSGGSFIRYPDGVQQ, from the coding sequence ATGCTGAACCGGAACCAGAAGGGCTTCACTCTGATCGAGCTGCTGATCGTCGTGGCGATCATCGGCATCATCGCGGCCATCGCGATCCCGAACCTGCTCAACGCGATCGATCGCGGCAAGCAGAAGCGCACCATGGCCGACCTGCGCTCGATCGGTACCGCCATCGAGTCGTACGCCGTCGACGCCAACTACTACCCGACGGCCACCGACGCCGCCGGGCTCGAGGCCGTGGTCGAGCCGGTGTACATCAAGTCGATGCCGACCGAGGACGGCTGGGGCTACGCGGTCCAGGTCACCTCGACGACCGTCGCCTACACCGTGAACTCGTTCGGTAAGGACGGCGCGGGCACGACCTGCACCGCCGGCGTGACGAACTCGTTCAACGACGAGATCTGCTTCTCGGGTGGCTCGTTCATCCGTTACCCGGACGGCGTCCAGCAGTAA
- a CDS encoding prepilin-type N-terminal cleavage/methylation domain-containing protein — protein sequence MNSSTPSRGFTLIELLIVVAIVGILAAIALPALQAAIDKSKQRATMADMRIVGHAVEVYGIDQGRLPAGGSDYATLNALLVPYATTALPQHDAWLHEYGYDSDGLHSYSVISYGKDGLDGVDISPATRFDFDRDLILSDGVFVASVE from the coding sequence ATGAACAGCTCGACCCCCTCCCGAGGCTTCACCCTCATCGAGCTCCTCATCGTCGTCGCCATCGTGGGCATCCTCGCGGCGATCGCCCTCCCCGCCCTCCAAGCCGCGATCGACAAGTCCAAGCAACGCGCTACCATGGCGGACATGCGGATCGTCGGCCACGCCGTGGAAGTCTACGGGATCGACCAGGGGCGTCTTCCCGCGGGCGGTTCCGACTACGCCACGCTCAACGCGCTGCTCGTCCCGTACGCCACGACCGCGCTCCCCCAGCACGACGCGTGGCTCCACGAGTACGGCTACGACAGCGACGGCCTCCATTCCTACTCCGTCATCTCGTACGGCAAGGACGGGCTGGACGGGGTGGACATCTCCCCCGCGACGCGATTCGACTTCGACCGGGACCTGATCCTCTCGGACGGCGTCTTCGTCGCCTCGGTCGAGTGA